TAGCGGAAGAAGTGCATATCAAAACATAATACCAACTTCCACTGGAGCAGCTGAAGCTGTAAGCAAAGTTATTCCAGAACTATATAATAAATTGACTGGCATTTCCTTTAGAGTACCAATATCAAATGTTTCGGTTGTTGACTTAACTGTACGTATAAAAACATCATCTTCATATGAAGATATTTGTAATGTAATTAAACATGCTGTTGCACATGAAATGAAAAATATCATGGGATACTCTGACGAAGAAATAGTATCAAGTGATTTCAATGGTAATAAATTAACATCTATTTTTGATTCTAAATCCAGTATTCTATTAAATAGAAATTTTGTAAAATTAATCTCGTGGTATGATAATGAAACTGGTTACTCAAATAAAATATTAGATCTAATTGATTACATTACACAAAGATGATTTGTACAATTACAACAATTAATATATTTAAAATATAAATTTAATTAAATAAATTAATGTTATTACCATAATATTATAAGGAACTTGTTGAAAAATTACACACTTCCAAGTGTCTATCAAAAAAACTATAACATATATTGCAATATTATCATAATAATAACATATTTTATATAAAAACAACGTTACGTCATTAATAATTAATGACTAAATAACAAAAGTAAAGTAAAATTTTTTTCTTATAATTATGAAATAGTCTTCATAACAATAACAAATTCCAAAAATAACAGAATAATATGTTCTCATACGTTAAACTACATAGATATTATATACTAAACAAACACTTTGTATAAAAATTAAAAATACTTAACAATAAAGTAATAAATATCAATCAAATTCTAAAAATTTTAATTTTTATTAAATATTATAATAAATAACATGATTAATCCTGTATAATCTACATTTTGTAACTTTACTTATCAAAAAAACAACAAATGACAATTTTATTATTTAAATTTAAAATATTTTAACATGTTGATTTAAATTAATTTATCAAATACTTATCGAATTATTTATATATGTAAATAATACTAATATAGTGTAGGCCTATTAATAATTAAAATTGTTAAACAACAATATTATTATATAATACACAAACAAACATAAACACATAATATACATATTATGTATTTTCATTACTGCAATATAACTCATGTATATATATCATATATCTACACGTTTTAAAAAAATAAATAAACACATATAAATACTCTGCTTAACGAACATATTTAATTAATAGTTATTTTATATTTAAACTATCATTATAATAATGTTTATATTCTTTGACAATATTTATAGGTCAACGCATGTTAAATTCTTTAAACGCTTACTTTAAAACTCGTCACGCATGGTTATTACTGATAATAAGCGCATCTACTTTAGAAATAATAGCATTAATCTTGCAGCACTGTATGTTATTCGATCCTTGCGTATTATGTATATATCAACGTTGTACTTTATATGGCATCATTGCTGCTGGATTAATTGGAGCAATTGCTCCCAATACACCGCTAAGATTTATAGGAATATTTATATGGTTATATAATGCGAGTCAAGGTTTATTATTAGCAAAAAAACATATAGATATACAATCAAATACTTCTCCTTTTGTGACATGTGACTTTTTTGTAGATTTTCCATCCTGGTTACCACTAGATAAATGGCTACCCGCAATCTTTAGTGCAAGCGGAGATTGTACAGAACATAAATGGTTTTTTTTATCACTAGAAATGTCGCAATGGATGTTAATTATTTTTGGAATATATTTAATTGCATGTATATTCGTTTTAATAGCACAATTTTTCAAAACAA
The DNA window shown above is from Blochmannia endosymbiont of Camponotus (Colobopsis) obliquus and carries:
- the dsbB gene encoding disulfide bond formation protein DsbB codes for the protein MLNSLNAYFKTRHAWLLLIISASTLEIIALILQHCMLFDPCVLCIYQRCTLYGIIAAGLIGAIAPNTPLRFIGIFIWLYNASQGLLLAKKHIDIQSNTSPFVTCDFFVDFPSWLPLDKWLPAIFSASGDCTEHKWFFLSLEMSQWMLIIFGIYLIACIFVLIAQFFKTKS